The following proteins are encoded in a genomic region of Nomascus leucogenys isolate Asia chromosome 17, Asia_NLE_v1, whole genome shotgun sequence:
- the FAM220A gene encoding protein FAM220A, with translation MRDRRGPLGTCLAQVQQAGGGDSDKLSYSLKKRMPEGPWPADAPSWMNKPVVDGNSQSEALSLEMRKDPSGAGLWLHSGGPVLPYVRESLRRNPASAATPSTAVGLFPAPTECFARVSCSGVEALGRRDWLRGRPRATDGHRGQCPKGEPRVSRLPHHQKLLEMGSFQDDPPSAFPKGLGSELEPSCLHSILSATLHAYPKVLLSDETKCIFLDRLKPVFSQQTIEFKKMLKSTSDGLQITLGLLALQPFELANTLCHS, from the coding sequence ATGAGGGACAGAAGAGGGCCTCTCGGCACCTGCCTGGCACAAGTGCAGCAGGCCGGAGGAGGTGACTCGGACAAACTATCATACAGCCTTAAGAAAAGAATGCCAGAGGGCCCTTGGCCTGCAGATGCACCCTCCTGGATGAATAAGCCTGTGGTTGATGGAAATTCACAAAGTGAGGCATTATCACTGGAAATGAGAAAGGATCCGAGCGGGGCTGGCCTCTGGCTTCACAGTGGTGGCCCAGTGCTTCCATATGTGAGAGAATCACTAAGAAGAAATCCAGCCTCAGCAGCGACTCCGAGCACAGCTGTGGGTTTGTTCCCTGCTCCAACAGAGTGTTTTGCTCGAGTGTCCTGCAGTGGTGTTGAAGCTCTGGGGCGGCGGGACTGGCTGAGAGGAAGGCCCAGGGCCACTGACGGCCACAGAGGACAGTGCCCCAAAGGAGAGCCTCGGGTGTCACGACTGCCACACCATCAAAAACTGCTGGAAATGGGAAGTTTTCAGGATGACCCACCAAGTGCTTTTCCCAAGGGTCTGGGCTCTGAGTTGGAACCCTCTTGCCTGCACTCCATCCTGTCTGCAACACTGCACGCGTATCCCAAAGTGCTCCTGAGTGATGAGACAAAATGCATTTTCCTTGACCGTTTAAAGCCCGTGTTTTCACAGCAAACAATAGAATTCAAGAAAATGCTTAAAAGCACCTCAGATGGTCTGCAGATAACACTGGGGTTACTGGCTCTGCAGCCTTTTGAATTAGCAAATACATTATGCCATAGTTAA
- the LOC115830429 gene encoding small integral membrane protein 10-like protein 2A, with translation MAAALSGLAVRLSRSAAARSYGVFCKGLTRTLLIFFDLAWRLRINFPYLYIVASMMLNVRLQVHIEIH, from the exons ATGGCGGCGGCTCTGTCGGGCCTGGCTGTCCGGCTCTCGCGCTCGGCCGCCGCCCGCTCCTATGGGGTCTTCTGCAAGGGGCTGACTCGCACGCTGCTCATCTTCTTCGACCTGGCCTGGCGGCTGCGTATCAACTTCCCCTACCTCTACATCGTGGCTTCCATGATGCTCAACGTCCGCCTGCAG GTTCATATTGAGATCCATTGA